The Channa argus isolate prfri chromosome 22, Channa argus male v1.0, whole genome shotgun sequence genome has a window encoding:
- the rbmx2 gene encoding RNA-binding motif protein, X-linked 2 has translation MNPLTKVKLINELNEREADLGVKESVSWHTVYKDSAWIFVGGFPYELTEGDIVCVFSQYGEVVNINLVRDKKTGKSKGFCFLCYEDQRSTILAVDNFNGIKIKGRTIRVDHVKDYRPPKDSDEIDDVTKRLREEGCAPKGPESSSSSEEDEQYSIPVKKAKKDKKEKKKKKKKEKKKKAEKERVAPASTSTPPLPPVKVKEEKEDTAYDKYNQRGAPQGGLQNFQRARDNEEDRGRETEEDRRRNTDRENDRDRRREADRDNERRREMGRERDDRHRETERDGEKRRDADRDRDERRRERDRDGERRRDADWDKDEKRRDVDKDGERRRDTDRDERRREMDRDRDDNRRRDTERDHDRRR, from the exons ATGAA tccaCTAACAAAGGTGAAGTTGATCAATGAGCTGAATGAGCGTGAGGCTGACCTCGGGGTGAAGGAGTCTGTTTCCTGGCACACTGTGTACAAAGACAGCGCCTGGATATTTGTTG gaggATTTCCCTACGAGCTGACTGAAGGAGACATCGTCTGCGTCTTCTCTCA GTACGGGGAGGTGGTCAACATTAACCTGGTGCGCGACAAAAAGACGGGCAAGTCCAAAGGTTTCTGCTTCCTCTGCTACGAGGACCAGAGGAGCACCATCCTGGCCGTGGACAACTTCAACGGCATCAAG ATTAAGGGCCGGACCATTCGTGTGGACCACGTCAAAGACTACCGTCCTCCCAAAGATTCAGACGAGATTGACGATGTGACCAAACGTCTGAGGGAGGAGGGCTGCGCTCCCAAAGGTCCCGAGTCATCCTCTTCCTCAGAGGAAGACGAGCAGTACAGCATACCTGTAAAAAAGGCCAAGAAAG ataagaaggagaagaagaagaagaagaagaaagagaagaagaagaaggcagagaaagagagggtgGCTCCTGCATCTACCTcaactcctcctcttcctcctgttaAAGtcaaagaggagaaagaggacaCCGCTTATGATAAATACAACCAGAGGGGGGCGCCACAGGGGGGGCTGCAAAACTTTCAGAGAGCGAGGGACAACGAAGAGGACAGGGGACGAGAGACGGAAGAAGACAGGAGGAGAAACACAGATAGGGAGAACGACAGAGACAGGAGACGAGAGGCAGACAGAGACAATGAGAGACGGAGAGAAatgggcagagagagagatgaccgacacagagagacagagagagatggagaaaaaagaagagatgcTGACCGGGACAGAGatgaaagaaggagagagagagacagagacggagagagaagaagagatgcTGACTGggacaaagatgaaaaaagaagGGATGTGGACAAAGACggggagagaagaagagacactgacagagatgagagaagaagagagatggacagagacagagacgacaacagaagaagagacacagagagagaccaTGATAGAAGAAGATAG
- the ap4m1 gene encoding AP-4 complex subunit mu-1, with product MISQVFILSSQGDHLIYKDFRGEAESDVVGVFYEKVTALTGDQPPVVMTHKDLHFVHVRQGGLYWVATTTADASPFTLIEFLNRLTALVKDYCGSLSEKSVQMNFALIYELLDEVVDYGYIQTTSSDVLKNFIQTEAVSSRPFSLFDLSNVGLFGAETQQSKVAPSSAATRPIQSSREQGGKSEIFVDVIERMTIVIGSNGLLMKADVEGEIRVKCYMPSCSEMRIGLNEEFSIGKSQLRGYGAAVRVDECSFHQAVRLDEFDSHRILRLCPSQGEQTVMQYQLSDDLPSAPPFRLFPTIERDNGGRLLMYLKLRCDLPPKSSAISVCVTIPVPKGSVSLSQELSSPDQSSELKPQSRAVMWQIPRFHGGTQLSALFKLDVPGLTSASMLEVGPVGLSFELPKFTATGLQIRFLRLSPVQPGPSQRWVRYVTHSDSYTIRI from the exons ATGATCTCTCAGGTCTTCATCTTGTCCTCACAGGGGGACCACCTCATCTACAAAGACT TCCGTGGAGAAGCTGAAAGTGACGTTGTTGGTGTTTTCTATGAGAAAGTCACAGCACTGACTGGTGACCAGCCTCCAGTTGTTATG aCGCACAAAGATCTTCACTTTGTCCATGTCAGACAGGGAGGATTGTACTGGGTTGccacaacaacagcagatgCCTCGCCCTTTACTCTCATTGAGTTCCTGAACAG GTTAACCGCTCTGGTTAAAGACTACTGCGGCAGCCTGTCGGAGAAGTCGGTACAGATGAACTTTGCCCTCATCTACGAGCTGCTGGACGAGGTTGTG gACTATGGTtacatccagacaacgtcttcTGATGTCCTGAAAAACTTCATCCAGACTGAAGCTGTTTCCTCCAGACCCTTCAGCCTGTTTGACCTCAGCAATGTCGGCTTG tttgGAGCAGAGACACAGCAGAGCAAAGTGGCTCCGAGCTCTGCAGCCACCAGACCCATTCagtccagcagagagcag GGAGGAAAGAGCGAGATATTTGTGGATGTAATTGAGAGGATGACGATTGTCATCGGTTCCAAT GGCCTGTTGATGAAGGCAGACGTCGAGGGGGAAATCCGGGTGAAGTGCTACATGCCGAGCTGCTCAG AGATGCGAATCGGCCTGAATGAGGAGTTCAGCATTGGAAAGTCACAGCTCAGAG GTTATGGTGCGGCTGTTCGTGTGGATGAATGCAGCTTCCACCAGGCAGTGAGACTGGATGAGTTTGACAGTCACCGGATCCTCCGACTCTGTCCCAGCCAGGGAGAG CAAACGGTGATGCAGTACCAGCTGAGTGATGACCTGCCCTCAGCTCCTCCTTTTCGTCTCTTCCCGACCATTGAGAGAGACAACGGTGGAAG GTTGCTGATGTACCTGAAGCTTCGCTGTGATCTGCCACCAAAGAG CTCTGCCATCAGCGTCTGTGTCACCATCCCTGTTCCCAAAGGCTCAGTGAG TTTGTCACAGGAGCTCAGCAGTCCGGATCAGAGCTCCGAATTGAAACCTCAGAGCAGAGCTGTCATGTGGCAAATCCCACGCTTCCATGGAGGAACACAGCTCTCTGCTCTGTTCaag CTGGATGTCCCCGGCCTCACCTCAGCCTCCATGCTAGAGGTCGGTCCAGTTGGTCTGAGCTTTGAGCTGCCCAAGTTCACCGCCACAGGGCTGCAGATCCGCTTCCTTCGCCTGTCGCCGGTTCAGCCCGGCCCGTCGCAGCGCTGGGTCCGATACGTGACCCATTCTGACTCCTACACAATCCGGATCTAA